The proteins below are encoded in one region of Micromonospora sp. DSM 45708:
- the mca gene encoding mycothiol conjugate amidase Mca translates to MAEQLRLMAVHAHPDDESSKGAATMAKYVAEGVDVLVVTCTGGERGSVLNPKMDRPDVWANIGDVRRAEMDAARAILGVEQAWLGFVDSGLPEGDPLPPLPDGCFALQEVDVAAAPLVRLMRQFRPHVVTTYDEEGGYPHPDHIMTHKVTVAAFEAAGDPERHPELGEPWQPLKLYYDVGFSRAKIMSLHEAMLAAGRESPYVEWMKRWEDRPDKGDRITTRVDCAAYFPVRDDALRAHATQIDPDGFWFQVPMDLQQRAWPTEDFQLARSLVDSPLPESDLFAGVRETCRAH, encoded by the coding sequence GTGGCAGAGCAACTGCGTCTCATGGCGGTGCACGCCCATCCCGACGACGAGTCGAGCAAGGGCGCCGCCACCATGGCGAAATACGTCGCCGAGGGGGTGGATGTCCTGGTCGTCACGTGCACCGGCGGCGAGCGGGGCAGTGTGCTGAACCCCAAGATGGACCGGCCCGACGTGTGGGCCAACATCGGCGACGTCCGCCGCGCCGAGATGGACGCCGCCCGCGCGATCCTCGGCGTCGAGCAGGCCTGGCTCGGCTTCGTCGACTCCGGGCTGCCCGAGGGCGACCCGCTGCCGCCGCTGCCGGACGGCTGTTTCGCCCTCCAGGAGGTGGACGTCGCCGCCGCGCCCCTGGTGCGACTGATGCGGCAGTTCCGCCCGCACGTGGTCACCACGTACGACGAGGAGGGTGGCTACCCGCACCCGGACCACATCATGACCCACAAGGTCACCGTGGCCGCGTTCGAGGCGGCCGGCGACCCGGAGCGCCACCCGGAGCTGGGCGAGCCGTGGCAGCCGCTCAAGCTCTACTACGACGTGGGCTTCTCCCGCGCCAAGATCATGAGCCTGCACGAGGCGATGCTGGCCGCCGGCCGCGAGTCGCCGTACGTCGAGTGGATGAAGCGCTGGGAGGACCGCCCCGACAAGGGCGACCGGATCACCACCCGGGTCGACTGCGCCGCCTACTTCCCGGTCCGTGACGACGCGCTGCGCGCCCACGCCACCCAGATCGACCCGGACGGGTTCTGGTTCCAGGTGCCGATGGACCTCCAGCAGCGTGCCTGGCCGACGGAGGATTTCCAGCTCGCCCGTTCCCTGGTCGACAGCCCGCTGCCCGAGTCCGACCTCTTCGCCGGCGTACGCGAGACGTGCCGTGCCCACTGA
- a CDS encoding DUF4307 domain-containing protein, which produces MSETHATVVPGTPVFPPGRYGRRREPGRRRPFLLALTVAVMLAVLGLGAAKLYAQYGDPEYQGEMISYTGITDSRVVVDFRVTVPPGGSATCLLRARSHDGAEVGHVEATVTAGPGQRHVRVSQAVPTSARPFIGEVLRCRPA; this is translated from the coding sequence GTGAGCGAGACGCACGCCACAGTCGTACCGGGTACGCCGGTCTTCCCGCCCGGCCGCTACGGCCGCCGCCGGGAGCCGGGTCGCCGCCGGCCGTTCCTGCTCGCCCTGACCGTGGCCGTCATGCTGGCCGTCCTCGGGCTGGGCGCCGCGAAGCTCTACGCCCAGTACGGCGACCCCGAGTACCAGGGCGAGATGATCAGTTACACCGGCATCACCGACTCCCGGGTGGTGGTCGACTTCCGGGTCACCGTGCCGCCGGGCGGTTCGGCCACCTGCCTGCTGCGGGCCCGCTCGCACGACGGCGCCGAGGTGGGCCACGTCGAGGCGACGGTGACCGCCGGGCCCGGCCAGCGGCACGTCCGGGTCAGCCAGGCGGTGCCGACCAGCGCCCGGCCTTTCATCGGCGAGGTGTTGCGCTGCCGACCGGCCTGA